One segment of Purpureocillium takamizusanense chromosome 7, complete sequence DNA contains the following:
- a CDS encoding uncharacterized protein (SECRETED:SignalP(1-28~SECRETED:cutsite=AAA-VP~SECRETED:prob=0.3497)~EggNog:ENOG503NW1M~TransMembrane:6 (n10-21c26/27o86-106i118-140o160-176i309-331o361-384i396-415o)~COG:P), with amino-acid sequence MAFTMLSRRAAAALLAVCLLAACVVAAAVPSAAVVESLSLEELDEQLQTCPIVKELNAAKHAHHAAQPSSLTTRLFAVLFPSSRPAVNALLATLYISGPPNFLLALCPTNIDPASLSVMVAFAVGGLLGDTLFHLLPEIFLGEDESERARFVLVEPNRNLVLGLGILVGFMTFVAMDKGLRIATGGQGHDHGHAHGNNKEETSVVKATGTDAGNGSAKSRKKATKETSETSSKDLAEHKEVNPSVKLGGYLNLIADFTHNITDGLAMSASFYASPTIGATTTVAVFFHEIPHEVGDFALLVQSGFSKRAAMASQFVTAIGALLGTLIGIAVQELGGGASTSEVSMPRNAGLWGTSLTWGDMLLPFTAGTFLYVGTVAVIPELLETGPNKAAELRKTLVQFTAVAVGAGVMLYISWHD; translated from the exons ATGGCGTTCACGATGCTTTCCCGCAGGGCAGCCGCGGCATTGCTGGCCGTGTGCCTGCTGGCGGCTTGTGTtgttgctgcggcggtgccgtcggccgcagTGGTTGAGAGTCTGAGTCTCGAGGAGCTTGACGAGCAGCTTCAG ACATGCCCCAtcgtcaaggagctcaacGCCGCGAAGCACGCACAccacgccgcgcagccctcgtcgctgacgACGCGCCTCTTCGCCGTCCTCTTCCCGAGCTCCCGCCCGGCCGTCAACGCGCTCCTCGCGACGCTCTACATCTCGGGCCCGCCCAACTTCCTTCTCGCCCTGTGCCCGACCAACATCGACCCGGCGTCGCTGAGCGTCATGGTGGcctttgccgtcggcggcttgCTCGGCGACACGCTCTTCCATCTGCTGCCCGAGATCTtccttggcgaggacgagtcggagcgcgcgcgcttcgtcctcgtcgagcctAACCGCAACCTCGTGCTGGGGCTCGGCATATTGGTTGGCTTCATGACGTTTGTGGCCATGGACAAGGGGCTGAGGATTGCGACGGGCGGTCAGGGCCACGACCATGGGCACGCGCacggcaacaacaaggagGAGACCTCTGTGGTAAAGGCGACAGGCACGGACGCAGGCAACGGCTCGGCCAAGTCCAGGAAGAAGGCCACAAAGGAGACGTCCGAGACGAGCAGTAAAGATCTCGCGGAGCACAAGGAGGTGAATCCAAGTGTCAAGCTGGGCGGCTATCTTAACCTCAT CGCCGACTTTACGCACAACATTACCGATGGACTCGCCATGTCGGCCAGCTTCTACGCCTCACCCACCATTGGCGCCACCACAACCGTGGCTGTCTTCTTCCACGAGATTCCTCACGAGGTCGGCGACTTTGCCCTGCTCGTGCAGTCTGGCTTCTCCAAGCGcgcagccatggcatcgCAGTTTGTCACCGCGATTGGCGCCTTGCTGGGGACACTGATTGGCATCGCAGTCCAGGagctcggcggtggcgcatCTACGTCAGAGGTCTCGATGCCGCGCAATGCCGGCCTCTGGGGGACGAGTCTG ACCTGGGGCGACATGCTGCTCCCCTTCACCGCTGGTACCTTCCTGTACGTCGGCACCGTGGCGGTGATCcccgagctgctggagacGGGGCCGAACAAGGCGGCGGAGCTTCGCAAGACCCTCGTGCAGttcaccgccgtcgcggtgggCGCTGGTGTGATGCTGTACATTTCGTGGCATGACTGA
- a CDS encoding uncharacterized protein (EggNog:ENOG503NW1M~COG:P~TransMembrane:4 (n2-10c17/18o41-58i191-213o243-266i278-297o)), with protein MAFTMLSRRAAAALLAVCLLAACVVAAAVPSAAVVESLSLEELDEQLQTCPIVKELNAAKHAHHAAQPSSLTTRLFAVLFPSSRPAVNALLATLYISGPPNFLLALCPTNIDPASLSVMVAFAVGGLLGDTLFHLLPEIFLGEDESERARFVLVEPNRNLVLGLGILVGFMTFVAMDKGLRIATGGQGHDHGHAHGNNKEETSVVKATGTDAGNGSAKSRKKATKETSETSSKDLAEHKEVNPSVKLGGYLNLIADFTHNITDGLAMSASFYASPTIGATTTVAVFFHEIPHEVGDFALLVQSGFSKRAAMASQFVTAIGALLGTLIGIAVQELGGGASTSEVSMPRNAGLWGTSLVSNTTAIPPPLSPHERSSDA; from the exons ATGGCGTTCACGATGCTTTCCCGCAGGGCAGCCGCGGCATTGCTGGCCGTGTGCCTGCTGGCGGCTTGTGTtgttgctgcggcggtgccgtcggccgcagTGGTTGAGAGTCTGAGTCTCGAGGAGCTTGACGAGCAGCTTCAG ACATGCCCCAtcgtcaaggagctcaacGCCGCGAAGCACGCACAccacgccgcgcagccctcgtcgctgacgACGCGCCTCTTCGCCGTCCTCTTCCCGAGCTCCCGCCCGGCCGTCAACGCGCTCCTCGCGACGCTCTACATCTCGGGCCCGCCCAACTTCCTTCTCGCCCTGTGCCCGACCAACATCGACCCGGCGTCGCTGAGCGTCATGGTGGcctttgccgtcggcggcttgCTCGGCGACACGCTCTTCCATCTGCTGCCCGAGATCTtccttggcgaggacgagtcggagcgcgcgcgcttcgtcctcgtcgagcctAACCGCAACCTCGTGCTGGGGCTCGGCATATTGGTTGGCTTCATGACGTTTGTGGCCATGGACAAGGGGCTGAGGATTGCGACGGGCGGTCAGGGCCACGACCATGGGCACGCGCacggcaacaacaaggagGAGACCTCTGTGGTAAAGGCGACAGGCACGGACGCAGGCAACGGCTCGGCCAAGTCCAGGAAGAAGGCCACAAAGGAGACGTCCGAGACGAGCAGTAAAGATCTCGCGGAGCACAAGGAGGTGAATCCAAGTGTCAAGCTGGGCGGCTATCTTAACCTCAT CGCCGACTTTACGCACAACATTACCGATGGACTCGCCATGTCGGCCAGCTTCTACGCCTCACCCACCATTGGCGCCACCACAACCGTGGCTGTCTTCTTCCACGAGATTCCTCACGAGGTCGGCGACTTTGCCCTGCTCGTGCAGTCTGGCTTCTCCAAGCGcgcagccatggcatcgCAGTTTGTCACCGCGATTGGCGCCTTGCTGGGGACACTGATTGGCATCGCAGTCCAGGagctcggcggtggcgcatCTACGTCAGAGGTCTCGATGCCGCGCAATGCCGGCCTCTGGGGGACGAGTCTGGTGAGTAACACCACTGCAATCCCCCCCCCACTCTCACCACATGAGCGGTCCTCTGACGCATGA
- a CDS encoding uncharacterized protein (SECRETED:SignalP(1-28~SECRETED:cutsite=AAA-VP~SECRETED:prob=0.3497)~EggNog:ENOG503NW1M~COG:P~TransMembrane:4 (n10-21c26/27o86-106i118-140o160-176i309-331o)) produces the protein MVAFAVGGLLGDTLFHLLPEIFLGEDESERARFVLVEPNRNLVLGLGILVGFMTFVAMDKGLRIATGGQGHDHGHAHGNNKEETSVVKATGTDAGNGSAKSRKKATKETSETSSKDLAEHKEVNPSVKLGGYLNLIADFTHNITDGLAMSASFYASPTIGATTTVAVFFHEIPHEVGDFALLVQSGFSKRAAMASQFVTAIGALLGTLIGIAVQELGGGASTSEVSMPRNAGLWGTSLTWGDMLLPFTAGTFLYVGTVAVIPELLETGPNKAAELRKTLVQFTAVAVGAGVMLYISWHD, from the exons ATGGTGGcctttgccgtcggcggcttgCTCGGCGACACGCTCTTCCATCTGCTGCCCGAGATCTtccttggcgaggacgagtcggagcgcgcgcgcttcgtcctcgtcgagcctAACCGCAACCTCGTGCTGGGGCTCGGCATATTGGTTGGCTTCATGACGTTTGTGGCCATGGACAAGGGGCTGAGGATTGCGACGGGCGGTCAGGGCCACGACCATGGGCACGCGCacggcaacaacaaggagGAGACCTCTGTGGTAAAGGCGACAGGCACGGACGCAGGCAACGGCTCGGCCAAGTCCAGGAAGAAGGCCACAAAGGAGACGTCCGAGACGAGCAGTAAAGATCTCGCGGAGCACAAGGAGGTGAATCCAAGTGTCAAGCTGGGCGGCTATCTTAACCTCAT CGCCGACTTTACGCACAACATTACCGATGGACTCGCCATGTCGGCCAGCTTCTACGCCTCACCCACCATTGGCGCCACCACAACCGTGGCTGTCTTCTTCCACGAGATTCCTCACGAGGTCGGCGACTTTGCCCTGCTCGTGCAGTCTGGCTTCTCCAAGCGcgcagccatggcatcgCAGTTTGTCACCGCGATTGGCGCCTTGCTGGGGACACTGATTGGCATCGCAGTCCAGGagctcggcggtggcgcatCTACGTCAGAGGTCTCGATGCCGCGCAATGCCGGCCTCTGGGGGACGAGTCTG ACCTGGGGCGACATGCTGCTCCCCTTCACCGCTGGTACCTTCCTGTACGTCGGCACCGTGGCGGTGATCcccgagctgctggagacGGGGCCGAACAAGGCGGCGGAGCTTCGCAAGACCCTCGTGCAGttcaccgccgtcgcggtgggCGCTGGTGTGATGCTGTACATTTCGTGGCATGACTGA
- a CDS encoding Glucan endo-1,3-beta-D-glucosidase (COG:O~SECRETED:SignalP(1-20~SECRETED:cutsite=AAA-FQ~SECRETED:prob=0.3088)~EggNog:ENOG503NYGC) yields the protein MPSSASLLTLATAVSSAAAAFQGFNYGSTFTDGRVKSQQDFEAEFKTAAGLEGTKGGFTSARLYTMVQGGTPNDPISAIPAAISTKTSLLFGLWASAGEASFKNELAALQKTIDQYCGKLDGLVAGISVGSEDLYRISPIGQAASPDPGASPDTLVSYIKQVRDTIKGSCLQDAPIGHVDTWTVYVNETNKPVIDAVDWVGMDAYPYYENTKPNELSNAKSLFQAALDKTKGVSGGKPVWITETGWPVSGDKSGAAVPSPKNAKVFWDEVGCPMFGKTNVWWFTLQDGSPTTPNPAFGVIGSELTTKPLYDLSCDNVDPPPSSTSKASSSSQPSSTAVPVPSSSGAQTEQPSTTTPGSGSGSSTGSASNSAPAATTTAQGGNGSSSAAPTTVSTVVAPPPVGGNSSSAGGSVPPGTNPGASSQPTGATGTGSQPTVSPSNIPQAAAGRVNSFGAAAVAIVMAAAVV from the exons ATGCCTTCTTCGGCATCCCTTCTCACCCTGGCTACGGCCGTGTCGTCAGCGGCCGCTGCCTTCCAGGGGTTCAACTATGGCAGCACATTCACCGACGGCAGAGTCAAGTCCCAGCAGGACTTTGAGGCCGAGTTCAAGACGGCCGCTGGCCTTGAGGGCACCAAGGGTGGCTTCACCAGTGCTCGCCTCTACACCATGGTG CAAGGCGGCACTCCCAATGACCCCATCTCGGCTATTCCTGCTGCCATCAGCACCAAGACCAGCCTTCTCTTTGGACTTTGGGCCTCCGCCGGCGAAGCCTCATTCAAGAACGAGCTGGCGGCTCTCCAGAAGACAATCGATCAGTACTGCGGGAAGCTCGATGGGCTTGTCGCCGGTATCTCGGTCGGCAGCGAGGATCTCTACCGTATCTCGCCCATCGGCCAGGCTGCTAGCCCCGACCCTGGTGCGAGTCCTGACACCCTTGTCAGCTACATCAAGCAGGTCCGCGACACCATCAAGGGCTCGTGTCTCCAGGATGCCCCCATCGGTCACGTCGACACTTGGACCGTCTATGTGAACGAGACCAACAAGCCCGTcattgacgccgtcgactgGGTCGGCATGGACGCCTACCCCTACTACGAGAACACCAAGCCCAACGAGCTGTCCAACGCCAAGAGCCTCTTCCAGGCTGCGCTCGACAAGACCAAGGGCGTTTCGGGTGGCAAGCCGGTCTGGATCACGGAGACGGGCTGGCCTGTCAGCGGCGACAAgtctggcgccgccgttccTTCGCCCAAGAACGCCAAGGTCTTCTGGGACGAAGTCGGTTGCCCCATGTTCGGCAAGACCAACGTCTGGTGGTTCACTCTCCAGGATGGTTCTCCCACCACTCCCAACCCTGCCTTTGGCGTCATTGGCTCTGAGCTCACGACGAAGCCACTCTACGATCTCTCCTGCGACAACGTCGACCCCCCAccttcgtcgacgagcaaggctagcagcagctcccagccctcgtcgaccgccGTTCCCGTCCCCAGCTCCAGCGGCGCTCAGACGGAGCAGCCCTCTACTACCAcgcccggctccggctccggctccagCACCGGCTCGGCTTCCAACAGcgccccggccgccacgaCTACGGCTCAGGGCGGCAATGGCTCCTCTTCGGCTGCTCCCACGACGGTGAGCACTGTTGTGGCCCCCCCTCCTGTCGGCGGCAACTCGTCGTCCGCCGGTGGCTCCGTGCCTCCTGGCACGAACcccggcgccagcagccagccaacgGGCGCTACCGGCACGGGCTCCCAGCCCACTGTGTCGCCGTCCAACATCCCGCAAGCTGCAGCTGGACGCGTCAACTCgtttggcgccgccgcggtggccatcgtcatggccgccgccgtcgtgtaA